One part of the Natrinema salinisoli genome encodes these proteins:
- a CDS encoding class I adenylate-forming enzyme family protein codes for MNGLTVGYLAERNARIQPDAEAVVQRADGERTETVTFEALNRRVDRLANALAERGIEEGDTVATYTGNRAETIESYLATMKLGALPVPINHRFKAGEVSYVLEDSDATLCIFGEAGRETIAGVHDEFDSPIDTYLHVGDETPGFATDYETFRDDAPADPVEVVPSRTDEAAIMYTSGTTGKPKGCVLTHDNVVQAAENSLYEVNLSRDARFMVVTPLFHIAAFGLFMMSFYVGGTTILVDDFEPTSVLSVLEDESVTASFMVPMMSRAVLSADPESYDLSNFEHYMTGAAPSERSLKEAIIETFDCNLYDVFGQTELSPSTTMLRPENVLEKPDSVGRPIINVEVKVVDETGDEVETGETGRIAYRGPTVFKEYYGMPEKTAAVFDDGWFVSDDLVRMDDDGFVYFVGRADDMIITGGENVHPAEIEEVLHDLEGVDEVAVVGVPDDQWGERVKAVVVPEGEAALTESNVVGHVDANLAGFKKPREVEFRDELPRNPTGKVLKNELA; via the coding sequence ATGAACGGACTCACTGTCGGCTATCTCGCCGAACGGAACGCACGAATCCAGCCGGACGCCGAAGCCGTCGTCCAGCGGGCGGACGGAGAGCGAACCGAGACCGTGACCTTCGAGGCGCTCAACCGACGGGTCGACCGACTGGCGAACGCGCTCGCGGAGCGGGGAATCGAGGAGGGAGACACCGTCGCGACGTACACGGGGAATCGGGCCGAGACGATCGAGAGCTACCTCGCGACGATGAAGCTCGGTGCCCTTCCGGTGCCGATCAACCACCGGTTCAAGGCCGGCGAAGTGAGCTACGTCCTCGAGGACAGCGACGCGACGCTGTGTATCTTCGGCGAGGCCGGTCGGGAGACGATCGCGGGCGTCCACGACGAGTTCGACTCGCCGATCGACACCTACCTCCACGTCGGCGACGAGACGCCAGGGTTCGCGACCGATTACGAGACGTTCCGAGACGACGCGCCGGCCGATCCCGTCGAGGTCGTGCCGTCCCGAACAGACGAGGCAGCTATCATGTACACGAGCGGGACGACCGGCAAGCCGAAGGGGTGCGTGCTGACCCACGATAACGTCGTTCAGGCTGCGGAGAACTCCCTTTACGAGGTGAACCTCTCCCGCGACGCCCGATTCATGGTGGTGACGCCGCTGTTCCACATCGCCGCGTTCGGCCTGTTCATGATGTCGTTTTACGTCGGTGGGACGACGATCCTGGTCGACGACTTCGAGCCGACGTCCGTCCTCTCGGTTCTCGAGGACGAATCCGTGACGGCGTCGTTCATGGTCCCGATGATGAGCCGTGCGGTGCTGTCGGCCGACCCCGAGTCGTACGACCTCTCGAACTTCGAACACTACATGACCGGCGCGGCACCGTCGGAGCGCTCGCTCAAGGAGGCGATCATCGAGACCTTCGATTGCAACCTCTACGACGTCTTCGGCCAGACCGAACTCTCGCCGTCGACGACGATGCTGCGACCGGAGAACGTGCTTGAGAAGCCCGACAGCGTCGGTCGGCCGATCATCAACGTCGAAGTCAAGGTCGTCGACGAGACGGGCGACGAGGTCGAAACCGGCGAGACGGGCCGGATCGCCTACCGCGGTCCGACGGTGTTCAAAGAGTACTACGGCATGCCGGAGAAGACCGCAGCGGTGTTCGACGACGGCTGGTTCGTCTCCGACGACCTCGTCCGGATGGACGACGACGGCTTCGTCTACTTCGTCGGCCGGGCCGACGACATGATCATCACTGGCGGCGAGAATGTCCATCCCGCGGAGATCGAGGAAGTTCTCCACGATCTCGAAGGCGTCGACGAGGTCGCGGTCGTCGGCGTTCCCGACGACCAGTGGGGCGAGCGGGTCAAGGCCGTCGTCGTTCCAGAGGGGGAGGCCGCCCTGACGGAGAGCAACGTCGTCGGCCACGTCGATGCGAACCTGGCCGGATTCAAGAAGCCCCGCGAGGTCGAGTTCCGAGACGAACTGCCGCGGAACCCGACCGGGAAGGTCCTGAAGAACGAACTCGCCTGA
- a CDS encoding acetoacetate decarboxylase family protein has translation MTGFVRSEDEIEAIQERMAENCFYDAKQVAIRFRTRESILERILPPGLEPTEEPVIRVDVVDVGRSNCVGSFCGAGVYVRAHHDGHVGEYCVTMPMSTEAAITWGRELFGEPKKKAAISLERTENEVNGRVSRGDGALIEIDATMETERQLDPKPQTIYHYKSLPDVTGRGFQFDPMLIRVTLDSDLHAYESGSGSLSLGADPASPLDELEIEEILGASYTEADLRSTQENVTTVDPESFLPYAFGTGRSNDWLELDNLTD, from the coding sequence ATGACCGGATTCGTTCGATCGGAGGACGAAATCGAGGCGATCCAGGAACGGATGGCAGAGAACTGCTTTTACGACGCGAAGCAGGTGGCGATCCGGTTCCGCACCCGCGAGTCGATACTCGAACGGATCCTCCCGCCCGGTCTAGAACCGACCGAGGAGCCGGTGATACGGGTCGATGTCGTCGATGTCGGACGCAGTAACTGCGTTGGTTCGTTCTGCGGAGCCGGCGTCTACGTGCGAGCGCACCACGACGGCCACGTCGGCGAGTACTGCGTGACCATGCCGATGTCGACGGAAGCCGCGATCACGTGGGGACGAGAGCTGTTCGGGGAACCGAAAAAGAAGGCCGCTATCTCGCTCGAGCGGACCGAAAACGAGGTGAACGGACGCGTATCCCGGGGCGACGGGGCGCTCATCGAAATCGATGCGACCATGGAAACGGAACGGCAGCTCGATCCGAAACCACAGACGATCTATCACTACAAATCGCTCCCCGACGTGACCGGGCGAGGGTTCCAGTTCGATCCGATGCTGATCCGAGTCACGTTAGACAGCGACCTCCACGCGTACGAATCCGGTTCCGGCTCGCTTTCGCTCGGAGCGGATCCCGCCAGTCCGCTCGACGAACTCGAAATAGAAGAGATCCTCGGAGCGTCGTACACCGAGGCGGACTTGCGCTCGACGCAGGAGAACGTAACCACCGTCGACCCCGAATCGTTCCTCCCGTACGCCTTCGGAACCGGGCGCAGTAACGATTGGCTCGAGTTAGACAACCTGACTGACTGA